CCATGTTATGATTCCAAagaatacctcttactaacggagttcgaggtccgtactgtaagttacggaccgagttttttccgttgatttatgtcccaagcgcgaagcgcgcgggctataaatcaacgggaaaaaacggggatccgtaacttacagtacggacagagaaaacgaggttagtaagatatttattatatctcagaggttaaccggcgcgcgggcagggaaactagtcaaagtgaagcggaaggttcaactgccacaaagaatgccgtgccaaaatcccaaaaactaaatcttcttggctgttaagtttgaaatagttgcttgcaagattcaaacagttttcagtacaagtttatgcaacagaaatgacatgaaaaactcgctagatgatgttttgtcgaaattttaaatttagcgggccgtactgtagaatacggcccgctaatttaaccaattacagcgcgcgtactatctagagatataataataaataataaccaAGCTgtggaatttaataaaactctTTGTTTTCCACTTTTAACCCCTTGTTTGAACCAAGCAATGCTAGAGGTATTACTtactcacttacttacttacttacttaatacTTAATCATACCTACAAAAGACCGATTGACTATTATTGCATTGAATTTTATTATTGCATTGGTTATAAAATGAACAGGCACGGATGCACGAATAAATGACACCGCACTGAATGTTGGGGGAGGGgtccattttaaaaaatgaccaaaaaatgaaatcttttttttttttttgatttcaaaattatgttaacttAACACTTAGTGACCAAGTGttattttaacaggaattttccggcattactaactttaaaatcttgagaaagctggatcgaggagaaaatgacgtcaaagactcacatTTTAAGAATGCAGTGCGTTTttacgcgactgaattaatctgcagcacgggagttttcgGACTTTCTGATTTTTAAATTCGTGTTTTGCACACATAAATAATAGAATGCGTTTACACGGTGATcgttttaagctattgagtaaatgacgtcactttccctagatccaatccTCTAAGGTCAtctcggtcagttttgaacgtgagtaatggctaatggcagaccgtgaaatcaaagtaaacagcctttggataaaaatcaaagctaaaaattttgccaggcaggtgttaaaCAAAGGAGcgaagatggcacagtcggttagtgcgcggccttggtgcaagaggtcctgagttcgatttcCGGATCTCAtcctttaaatacccgtaaaacggagcactgatggagtggggggagtaaaatgagcgcactgtcgacctcaggtttgtcacgtgaattactgttacgagttgtcggcgttaaatatggttgctttactttactttactttacacacgttcaaaatctgaagaaataaaggaagtgattttttgatcatagtagctgACTATCTTTCTTGAGGAGCAGAGTTTAAGGAACGCTTTTTCACATTAATTGTCCAGTTTCAAGTGCTCCAGGACGGCTGGTATAAAAACACCGAGGACGCATTTTTACAGGCTTAGCCTCCATTTGAAGTGAATATATTAACTAATACCGGAAGGAAGAGGGGCATGAAATTTGAaactaaacaaaagacagaTTAGTAAACAAGTCATCTTCAGGCTGGAATTTGTAAATATACTCAATTCAGATGGAGGCTTACCCTGTAAAAATGCGTCCTCAGTGTTTTTATTCAGCGGTCATGGAGAACTTGAAACTGGACTATTGTCTGTACTTCTATACAAGACTGAGGTTGAAGTTGAGGAGAAGAGCAAATGGCATTAAATGACGCTTATCAAAATTGGCACGCTCCTAATTAAGTGTAATTCTGGACACATCTGTGATAAATACGAAAATCGTCACgtcgggtctaatttgcaggtcgcaggtcgcgggttgcaggtcattgtttcaccaatacagaaagtatcctaaacattcttaaaagctaaccttaggcctaaaaacttttgtttaggcctagttcggcctaaggttagcttttatgaatgtttacgatactttctgtattggtgaaacagtgaccggcaacccgcgacctgcgacctgcgacctgcagattagacacGCCGAAATCGTCATAGCAACATTGCTAACCTTAAGGCCCACAGATAAGTACCTCCCTCGTCCTGTACCAACGCCGTTGAACCACACCCCTGCGTACACTTGGTAGCCATTGTGATGGGTAAGGAAAGACTCACTGATCATTGGTTCAGGAACCCGCCCTGATTTAGCATCCATAAGCTTGCGTGTAAAGTCCGTGATACGCCAAATAAACTCTCCGTTTGCCGTTCGACTTCGCACGTCTGCGATCTCCTGTTTTCGAAGAAGTGGGGTTTCCTTCTGAAGTTGAATGTGTTCCTTCTGTAACTGGATTCTTTCTCTTTGGTTTTCCAGTTGCCTTTTTTGCGCACATACTACGTCGTATAAGGAATTCAGATGAATCTCAGTGCTGGTGGATAGGTGATCCACCATCTTGTATCTTTCCGTCTTCAACAAAAATtaacatgacaaaataaaagACATAAACAAAACTGAGTAAGAAAAGTGGTACTTTTTCctggttttctttaaaacaagaTCAAACGTAGATTTTCACGCTTTAGTGTTCAAGTAAAGTTTACAATTATTACGTAGCAATATTGAATCCATTTTTAAAATACCTTAAAAGTACACCCAGCTTCAAGAAACTTGCATGGAACCACAAGGAGAGGACACTCAACGTTCATGTGAAAAGTGAGCTGTTGGGAACAGGGAAAATCATAAGAAGTGTGAATTATAAAGCTATATTGGTTACATTCTTTATGTCCGCTAAAGCGAGCGCCAACCTCACTTTTCACGTAGTTATCCCTTCAGTAGAACTTATTCGTATTCTCACGATTGCACTAGAATGAGCATGCAATGGAAGCTCGTGCGGAGGAAATAATTTGCATCTCGAAAGATTCCCCCGTATCGGCCTCCATTCTATGCTCACTTCAGTGTAACCGTCAGAGTAGG
The Montipora capricornis isolate CH-2021 chromosome 10, ASM3666992v2, whole genome shotgun sequence genome window above contains:
- the LOC138020970 gene encoding TNF receptor-associated factor 4-like, which gives rise to MILKVVSVVVVLNLVTGLGECTPLKHERKDTLKPHSTYRLMLRTVVEYVNFLQDYDSVKDKSFYLQLFSHMQCLLTFHMNVECPLLVVPCKFLEAGCTFKTERYKMVDHLSTSTEIHLNSLYDVVCAQKRQLENQRERIQLQKEHIQLQKETPLLRKQEIADVRSRTANGEFIWRITDFTRKLMDAKSGRVPEPMISESFLTHHNGYQVYAGVWFNGVGTGRGRYLSVGLKVSNVAMTISACLICRSQVAGRGLPVTVSPIQKVS